The DNA segment GACCTCCCGTGCGACAGCCCGCCCGGCAGGGCCCTGTGGCTCGATCGAGCACCCGGTGGATACTGTGACGACCATGCCCGACTACCACGATGATCTGCGCTTCGCCCATGTCCTCGCGGACGCCGCCGACGCGGCGACCATGGACCGGTTCAAGGCCCTCGACCTGAAGGTCGAGACCAAGCCGGACATGACCCCCGTGACGGAGGCCGACAAGGGCGCCGAGGAGCTGATCCGCGGACAGCTCCAGCGCGCCAGGCCCCGCGACGCGATCCTCGGTGAGGAGTACGGCCTGTCGGGCACGGGCCCGCGCCGCTGGATCATCGACCCGATCGACGGCACCAAGAACTACGTACGCGGGGTCCCGGTCTGGGCCACGCTGATCTCGCTCGCGGTGGCGGGCGAGGACGGCCACGAACCGGTGGTCGGCGTGGTGTCCGCACCGGCGCTGGGCCGCCGCTGGTGGGCGGCGAAGGGCGGCGGCGCGTACACCGGGCGCAGTCTGACCTCGGCCACCCGGCTGCACGTCTCCAAGGTCGCCAAGGTCTCGGACTCGTCGTTCGCGTACTCCTCGCTGACCGGCTGGGACGAACAGGGCCGGCTCGACGGCTTCCTGGACCTGACCCGGGACTGCTGGCGCACCCGGGGGTACGGGGACTTCTGGCCGTACATGATGGTCGCCGAGGGTTCGGTGGACATGTGCGCGGAGCCCGAGCTGTCGCTCTGGGACATGGCGGCCACCGCCATCGTCGTCCAGGAGGCCGGCGGCGAGTTCACCAGCCTGGACGGGGTGCGGGGAGTCGAGGGCGGCAACGCGGCCGCCTCCAACGGGCTGCTCCACGGGGAACTGCTGAGCTATCTGCGCGGATGAACACCCCCGGCAGGTACTGACCGGGGCGCGTTTCACGGAAGCGGAGGCGGCGGCGCTTCCGCACCACCCTCTTCACCCCTGCTGACTCCTTCCGCACCCTTGCTCACCTCGCACCCGGGTGGGACTCTGAGAGCTCCCCCACTTGTGAACTTGTGAATTCACGCGCATGCTGGATTCCCCAGGAGGTGGCACCCGCCATGTTCGTCCGCGACGCCATGAGCACGGTGGTCCTCACCATCGGCCCGGCCCACACCCTCCGACAGTCCGCCACTCTGATGTCCGCACGCCGTATCGGCGCGGCTGTCGTCCTCGATCCCGACACCTGCGGGGTCGGCATTCTCACCGAACGCGACATCCTGAACGCCGTCGGCGGCGGCCTGGATCCCGACCAGGAGACCGCGGGCGCCCACACCACCACCGATGTCGTCTTCGCCGCACCCTCCTGGACCCTGGAGGAAGCCGCGGGCGCGATGGCGAACGGCGGCTTCCGGCATCTCATCGTGCTCGACGACATCGGCCCCGTCGGGGTCGTGTCGGTGCGCGACATCATCCGCTGCTGGGCGCCGGACAGAAGCGCACCGGCGGCGCTGGTCTCCTGACCCGGACAACCCGGTGTACGGGCAACCCGGTGTACGGGCACAGCGGTTCCCGTACGCGGACAGCACGGGAGGGCCGGACCCCCGCACGGGGATCCGGCCCTCCTCAGTCCTGCTCAGCCGGTGCTCCGGCCGGTGCGGTTCAGGCGCGCAGGGCCTGGACCGCCGCTTCCAGCCGCTTGCCGAGGTCACCGTCGGCCTGGCGGAAGTTGTTCACCGCGCGCTCGGCGATGTCGTCGCGCGAGACCTTCGAGATGAAGCCGGCCAGGTTCTCGACGAGCCTGCCCTTCTCGTCCTCGGTCATCTGGCGGTACAGGTTGCCGGGCTGGACGAAGTCGTCGTCCTCCGCGTGGCTGGGCGCGGGGTGGTTGCCCGTGGCGCCGCTGACCTGGGTGGAGTTCCAGAGCCGCCGGTCCGTCTGGAAGGGGCCGCCGAAGCTGTTCGGCTCGTAGTTCTTGCTGCCCTTGTGACGGCCGTCGTACAGCACGCCGTCCCGGTAGTTGGTGTTCACCTCGGCGGCGTGCGGACGGTTCACCGGCAGGTGGTCGGCGTTGATGCCGACGCGGTAGCGGTGCGCGTCGCCGTACGCGAAGAGACGGCCCTGGAGCATCTTGTCCGGCGAAGGACCGATGCCCGGCACGAAGTTGGCCGGCGAGAAGGTGG comes from the Streptomyces sp. NBC_01471 genome and includes:
- the hisN gene encoding histidinol-phosphatase is translated as MPDYHDDLRFAHVLADAADAATMDRFKALDLKVETKPDMTPVTEADKGAEELIRGQLQRARPRDAILGEEYGLSGTGPRRWIIDPIDGTKNYVRGVPVWATLISLAVAGEDGHEPVVGVVSAPALGRRWWAAKGGGAYTGRSLTSATRLHVSKVAKVSDSSFAYSSLTGWDEQGRLDGFLDLTRDCWRTRGYGDFWPYMMVAEGSVDMCAEPELSLWDMAATAIVVQEAGGEFTSLDGVRGVEGGNAAASNGLLHGELLSYLRG
- a CDS encoding cyclic nucleotide-binding/CBS domain-containing protein; translation: MFVRDAMSTVVLTIGPAHTLRQSATLMSARRIGAAVVLDPDTCGVGILTERDILNAVGGGLDPDQETAGAHTTTDVVFAAPSWTLEEAAGAMANGGFRHLIVLDDIGPVGVVSVRDIIRCWAPDRSAPAALVS